A window of Apium graveolens cultivar Ventura chromosome 8, ASM990537v1, whole genome shotgun sequence contains these coding sequences:
- the LOC141679012 gene encoding uncharacterized protein LOC141679012 isoform X1 has product MEIIFADTRGGQTSKKKKKNRNKGKEKKKTSSINVFASTEASALEKITENSEQDLNASNSAYTRGRGSAADRLQLLGTQHESFNADGDIVDNDLDPALLEGIDSCHLSPSVHISTRHFFKSFPTIVQFLVFQVHINQRIPYTHLISMTRLSKPRMNLQS; this is encoded by the exons ATTATATTTGCAGATACCAGAGGGGGTCAAACCtcaaagaagaagaaaaagaatcgTAACAAAGGGAAAGAGAAGAAAAAAACTTCTTCTATCAATGTTTTTGCTTCAACTGAGGCCTCTGCTTTAGAGAAAATCACCGAGAACAGTGAGCAG GACTTGAATGCTTCTAATTCTGCATACACTAGAGGTAGAGGTTCCGCTGCTGATAGATTACAACTACTGGGCACTCAACATGAGAGCTTCAATGCTGACGGAGACATTGTTGATAATGATCTGGATCCTGCTTTGTTGGAAGGGATTGATAG CTGCCACTTGAGTCCAAGTGTGCACATCTCTACAAGGCATTTCTTTAAAAGCTTTCCAACCATCGTCCAGTTTTTGGTTTTTCAAGTACACATCAACCAAAGAATTCCCTACACACATCTCATTTCCATGACCAGACTTAGCAAGCCGCGCATGAACTTGCAATCCTAG
- the LOC141679012 gene encoding uncharacterized protein LOC141679012 isoform X2, with the protein MEIIFADTRGGQTSKKKKKNRNKGKEKKKTSSINVFASTEASALEKITENSEQDLNASNSAYTRGRGSAADRLQLLGTQHESFNADGDIVDNDLDPALLEGIDRVIMSYGCVKATLKFTAQCAYMSDMYRGQFNTLYILRK; encoded by the exons ATTATATTTGCAGATACCAGAGGGGGTCAAACCtcaaagaagaagaaaaagaatcgTAACAAAGGGAAAGAGAAGAAAAAAACTTCTTCTATCAATGTTTTTGCTTCAACTGAGGCCTCTGCTTTAGAGAAAATCACCGAGAACAGTGAGCAG GACTTGAATGCTTCTAATTCTGCATACACTAGAGGTAGAGGTTCCGCTGCTGATAGATTACAACTACTGGGCACTCAACATGAGAGCTTCAATGCTGACGGAGACATTGTTGATAATGATCTGGATCCTGCTTTGTTGGAAGGGATTGATAG GGTAATAATGAGCTACGGCTGTGTGAAGGCCACACTTAAGTTTACAGCGCAATGCGCATACATGTCAGACATGTATCGAGGGCAGTTTAATACATTATACATATTAAGGAAGTAG
- the LOC141679012 gene encoding uncharacterized protein LOC141679012 isoform X3, whose protein sequence is MEIIFADTRGGQTSKKKKKNRNKGKEKKKTSSINVFASTEASALEKITENSEQDLNASNSAYTRGRGSAADRLQLLGTQHESFNADGDIVDNDLDPALLEGIDRFVYC, encoded by the exons ATTATATTTGCAGATACCAGAGGGGGTCAAACCtcaaagaagaagaaaaagaatcgTAACAAAGGGAAAGAGAAGAAAAAAACTTCTTCTATCAATGTTTTTGCTTCAACTGAGGCCTCTGCTTTAGAGAAAATCACCGAGAACAGTGAGCAG GACTTGAATGCTTCTAATTCTGCATACACTAGAGGTAGAGGTTCCGCTGCTGATAGATTACAACTACTGGGCACTCAACATGAGAGCTTCAATGCTGACGGAGACATTGTTGATAATGATCTGGATCCTGCTTTGTTGGAAGGGATTGATAG ATTTGTATATTGTTAG
- the LOC141679011 gene encoding putative LRR receptor-like serine/threonine-protein kinase At3g47570, which produces MLFDIGVKCAMEVPRFRPCIGDTLSKLKRVRSIYMDPNLITLSYKDLHEATDGFFSSNLVGEGGFGSVYKGTSNDIYFRSLLRNSGIEDAIGKPFAIKVFKRQRRGASKSFNTEYQILRDIHHPNVIKMITACTSEDEEGHNFRAILYEFMDHGSLEMWLHPKDKNPCDGPIKPQLLSLLARINIAIDVACALNYLHHQGVCCIIHCDLKPGNILLDKNMVAHIADFGLAISLPEFLNYNLRSSSTGIRGTTGYVAPEYGLGSQMTTKGDTYSFGILLLEMLIGKKPTHRSFCGGINIHYFVSMALLDDVTDIADPLMEVMTSVTEGDGKQVKECLTRMFNIGLKCSRPSPMDRPDMHAVLHELESIRNNFQVI; this is translated from the exons ATGCTTTTTGACATTGGTGTGAAATGTGCTATGGAGGTGCCACGGTTTCGTCCGTGTATTGGTGATACCTTAAGCAAGCTAAAAAGAGTTAGGAGCATCTACATGGATCCAAATTTAATCACACTGTCATACAAGGATCTCCATGAAGCAACTGATGGATTCTTCTCTAGCAACTTAGTTGGTGAAGGTGGTTTTGGTTCTGTTTATAAAGGAACAAGTAATGATATATATTTTCGTTCTCTCCTAAGGAATAGTGGAATAGAAGATGCGATTGGAAAACCTTTTGCAATCAAAGTATTTAAACGTCAACGTAGAGGTGCATCAAAGAGTTTCAACACCGAGTATCAAATCTTAAGAGACATTCACCACCCAAATGTTATAAAGATGATAACCGCATGCACAAGTGAAGATGAGGAGGGTCACAATTTTCGAGCTATTCTTTATGAATTCATGGATCATGGGAGTTTAGAGATGTGGTTGCATCCAAAAGACAAAAATCCCTGTGATGGGCCCATCAAACCTCAACTATTGAGCCTTCTTGCCAGAATAAATATAGCAATTGATGTAGCTTGTGCACTCAATTATCTCCATCATCAAGGCGTATGTTGCATTATTCATTGTGATCTAAAACCAGGCAACATTTTGCTAGACAAAAACATGGTTGCACATATTGCAGATTTTGGATTGGCAATTTCTCTTCCTGAATTCCTAAACTACAACCTACGCAGCAGCTCAACTGGAATTCGAGGAACCACCGGATATGTAGCTCCAG AGTATGGTCTAGGATCCCAGATGACAACAAAGGGCGATACGTACAGCTTTGGGATTCTGTTACTGGAGATGCTCATAGGGAAGAAACCTACTCATCGTAGTTTTTGTGGAGGAATTAACATTCACTACTTTGTTTCAATGGCTTTGCTTGACGATGTAACTGACATTGCTGACCCTCTCATGGAGGTGATGACATCTGTAACTGAAGGTGATGGCAAACAAGTAAAGGAATGCCTGACTAGAATGTTCAATATTGGTTTAAAATGCTCCAGGCCATCACCAATGGATCGGCCAGACATGCATGCCGTATTACATGAGTTGGAATCCATTAGGAACAACTTTCAGGTTATTTAA